In Zingiber officinale cultivar Zhangliang chromosome 1A, Zo_v1.1, whole genome shotgun sequence, the DNA window atccaaaatttaatttaaaagaacacatggtagctaggaaaaggttcagatctttgtacaaaatttttatacagtggagcctctaggttttccgagtagcaaccaacattaacttggtttggtttaacttaacttgatttggtttattttggttgtagaaagagagattttttcttaacATAATTGTtaaagaaagggagattttttcttaacagaattctgttatttttctttatttgtaacCGACGGTAAACTTATAAAAAGGAGTATgtggtggcccctaaaacctaactttctaattccacaattctcttctctcctcctagggtcggcggcacacatccttctccttgtggtcggcgcccctcacctcccctcttcctccttggtggccagcgCCACCTTCACCTCCACCTAGGGCCGGTGTCATTcttcccaagctagggtcggcgccccaccTTGCTAAATCACTTGGTGGACAGTGGCTTGGAGAAGAGTAAGaagttgaagaagaggaagaagaagagaaggaagaagattagaaggtgtctcatcctagagcctccttttgtagccgacggtttggaaactgagaagagaaggagggtggttttgTCTTGATAAATCGTCGCTTacatgacatccaagaagaggagaggaatacggcagaagatcaagaggtctttagctacgaagaaaggtacaactagttctttaattccgctgcgtaattgattttattttctttatatcGATCTTGAATACCAACACTagaggccagtgatcttgtacttcgatcaaggtgtgctttgatccatcaataacttgcttgattgatcaaacacatgtctgatcaaacatgcgggttgctaggaaaagttctatacttgtacaattttttttgtacagggaaatttaaatagaacggaattccaacgcCTTTCAGGTATCTAGGGATTTATGACTTGCAGTGATACAAAGGTagtgttagttgattaacacctagGAAGTTTCACCTTCACTGAGTGAAAATATCATATGATGATTTACAAGGAGCAAAGCATCAATTGACAGTTATGTCAGTTCGCTATTTGTCGATAGTACTCCTCTACCCTTGTGGGAATTGCTTGTCACCAAAGGTTACTGAACCTTAGGTGGAGCAATCGTAGTATGATGTGTTgcaagacaatggttagtcgaCTCAACTATCATTGTCTCCATAAGTAGCTTAAGACCTTGACCACTCGATCATTTACtaaaggtcttgaagtctatatgtTAGATCAGGATGTTCGATATTTTATCGACATTTATCGGAAGACATTTACGGGTATGATTTTGAGATTTGTGGTGATATTCTTTGATGGGTAGACGCTTAGTCAGGAGGTTGAGTGATCCTTTGAAATTTGGATTGTGATTCTTTAATTGTGGATATTTGAGTATCTAAAGGATGAGATTTGACATACTCCTTAGACATTGTTTGAATAGGATTAGTAAAGTttgtatactcatatcttttgaaTATTAGGGTACCTCATATAATGAAAATTGGTCACTAAGGAGTTATCATGGTTGATTATTGTTGAGGATGATTGAAGTTgaggatattgtgagatcagatattgtgatatatcgatttctaatgatttattggattaaatgtTGAGTTATGTGGTTATCTGAttatctattagtggatatttgtttataatctattatttgggtttgtcgttgatggtgacatagtgagtgtgatgtgtgatatttatggatttggtgatatgTAATTGGTGATCGAATTACAGATTCATTGCTAGTAATCTTATGGTTGAGTATGCCTTAATACAGACAATATAAGtgtttggtaatgtcatttgggcttatcaatgctccagcggtatttatggatttgatgaaccgcatcttccaAGAGTATCTAGATTGGTTCGTTATCGTCTTCATCAACGATAATTTGATCtactcacgttccgaggaggaacatgtacaacatcttcgtatagtcttggagactcttcaacGACATcgactatatgcaaagttcagtaagtgtgctttttggctatcctcagtcggttttctggaacacgtggtttctagccgaggtatttccatagaccctcagaagatcgaggctgtcatcaattgagagcagccgaaatcagttcaggagatccgtagtttcttgggattggccggatattacaaaCGGTTCGTTGAAGGTTTCTTTcgcattgctatgccactgacacacctgactaggaaaggcgtgaagtttatgtggtcagaagcttgcgagaccagcttctaggaacTGAAGAGGAGATTAGCGTCAACACCAGTTCTGGCTTTGCCTCTAGAGAGGACGGAgtcgtactctacaccgacgcttcccTACAGGATTTGGGCACTGTTTTCATGCAGCACGGCAggatagtctcctatgcttctcatcagttgaaggagcatgagaagaacaaTCCAGTatatgatttggagctagccgctattgtctttgctttgaagatttggcagcatcatctttatggtattacatttgagattctcactgatcataaaagtctcaaatatcttttcactcagaaggaactcaatctctgacagaggagatggatggagttcctgaaggattatgactgcactattagctaccacccagggaaaactaatgtggttgccgatgcacttagctggaagtctagagggactttagcatGCCACCGAGTTTTGGTCACGtacttgattcaggatttcttcgagttaggccttgaggagcagggtattctggttaccatggttgctcagtcatcgatcaagatgaggatccgagagggcCAGGTCAGTGATCGGCGCTTATAGTCCATTGGTAGCCAGTTGGCTTCTAGGCAGTAGacagagttcacccgagatgacgagggtattaatTATTTCTGAGGCAGGTTATGCGTACCTCAAGCTCACCCGGTTATGGTGGGACTCGCATATATCGAGATTtaaggcgttcctattggtggaacgacatgaagaaagacatcgcggagtttgtagctagatgtctagtttgtcagcaggtgaagggtgagcaccagagacctgccggtttacttcagaggattcctattctGGAGTGAAAATGGGACCAGCACatcaccatggattttgtggtgggattgcctaagATACGACAAGGCCATGACGTAATTTGGATAATCGTTGACAGATGAACCAAATCCGCATATttttttagcgattcggaagacCGTTTCTCTGGATTGATTGGCAGAGCTGTTtcgtcgagagatcatcagattgtaTGGTGTTCatttgagcattatatcggatagagacccacggttctggcagagtctgcaataGTCGTTGGGCACACAGATTCGTTTCAGTACAACATTCTATCTacaaacagatggacagttagagcgaaccatccagacattggaggacttactgaggtcttgcgttatggatttcggaggtagctgagaggaccacctgccattagtagggttcgcctacaataacaactatcattcgactatccagatgaCAACATTTGAAGCGTTGCATGGTAGGCCTTGTTGGACACCCActctctgggaggaggttgggaaggcctagctgctaggacctcagagagctcagcaggaggtagAGTTAGTCCGCACTATCAGACAAAGGATGTCCaaggcgcaggaccgtcagaagagttatgctgatcagagacggtgACCCCCCCTGGAATTCTCTACtgacgaccatgtatttttgagagtctcactcacgaaaggggtgaagagatttggtctctgaGGTAAACTAGCTCCACTATACATTAGGcatttccagatcttggagaggattggagcagtagcttatcgtctgacgCTACCTCCGGCTCTGGTAGACATTCACGATATATTTCATGTGTTCATGCAGAGGAGATATGTACACGACCCAACACATCTTCTATTAGATATATCAGTTCTCATTCAACCTGATGTTACCTACGAGGAGATTCTGATATGGATTTTCGACCACAAgaagcgtcagctgcggaacaagataattcggctggttaaagtcgaatgACAGTATCATTTTGACGAGGAagttacctgggagctcgaggatacgattcaAGCTCGATATCCTCATCTTTTTACTTAAGGTATGTGGGTTAGTTTTCCGTTCAGCATTTGTACTATTtatctattgttagtatttgttgatGGTAATTAACGAAAATTTgatgatcaaatttttattagtgggagagaatgtaagatacaacaaaattaaataataaggtttattAGACAAATAACattaatagaatttttagaaattttaggaatttaatcggagctcgtataacGTATTTGGAGGGGATGcatttataggcttgggaaaagaaaacctatttggaatacccaaaagCGAGAGTTGATTGATGAGTGTACTTAGGACTTGATTAAGCAAACCCCTAAGTTCATTTTTCCTATTTATCCTCTTCGTCCAATTCCCCCTCTTTTCCCTTCCCCTCCCGATCCTCACACGTCGATTCCCCCTTCCTCTCCCTCCCCTCTCGTGCGACGTCGATCCCTTCCTCTTCCCCGATTCTTCATCTCTTCTTCCCCAAATTTCTCCTCCACCTCTTCATCATCGGAGCTGAATCCATGCCATCGCCCGACTCACGCCAACTCTTCCCCGATCCCGACCCCTCGCTTCTTCTCCATCCCGACACTCATTACAGCCAACACCGCTCTCTCCTTTCCCGATCTCCGACGCCAGTGATCGCCGGTGCCACTTCGATCATCATTACCATACCCGACGATGTTGCTGAAGATGGGAGGAGCCGACACAAAAGAGGATCCAAGCCCTACTTCCAATTGGTAGACACCGCTATCCTCGATCTGTCGATGACAGCCCTGACCAGAGGCCGATAGCTGCGAGTTCCACCTTCTCGAACCCTGGCTCTGATCTTCCCCATAGCCAGATATAGCTAGACGTAGCTAGATCTTGACCATAGGTGGCTGTGGTTTCTGCTGGCAGCCAAATCAAGAACTTAGTGGACTCGTCGATTACCATGAGCCATTGCTAGAAGAGCCAGGTACTGTTGATTGGAGTATTGATTTGGGAAATCAACAACTTCACCTTGCCCCGTTGCAATATCCAGCAGCACACACTTTCCGGTTGTGAGTCAACAGCGAAGTATCCAGGTTTGGATATATGGTTAATGCTAATTTTGTGGCATTGGATTGGTTGGACAACAACTTCACTTGGTCCTGACCACTGTTATCGATAGGATGATGCTCCGATTGCGAGGCAACAGTAGTGCACTGGAATTgggactttgattcgaggcgagcgtctcgacatgAGATTGGtttgacacgatctacatataaaggagagtactttgacttatctttttgatattgtcatttgatatacgTAGTAGATTATAAcgagtagtaatgattatgtctATATCTGCATTGGTAGGTCAGGTCTTTACTTGATACCTGTAACATGCTTTATTTGTTGTCTGCTATACATCCATGCTTATACCCTCTTGATTATTGCCATGTGTATTTATATTCATAGAGATAGTGACCCACCATGCCTTATTGTGTATAGGACTAGTTATTTGTCATACCTGTCAAGTGTACCTAGATCATTTTGTTGGATCTATTTACCTTTTTGTACAtactttatggaggtggatatgttcaggatttacaagtttaatgacatgcaccattttgcatgattacatgctgtgtaattgtcggctccattgttgttgagcacatcaccagttacatgacctgcacacacacaaccactcatgggttagtggtatttcaggcagggtgtgtgttgCAGTTTGCTCTAtcagggctccgctggtctgctcatgggtagtgatgaaTGCAGCATGGTAGCGGGcagagatccctcctcttgactatgacacagggagatgagagctttggCTCCCCCACTccgtttggggtaggaggataaatgtactccgacagcatcctgtccactcggtcactcaggagtagtgatgctagagtgcacagttgtcataaccCTACCTACTTGGTCTCACatcatgtgtgagatggttgactagaattaggggtgaccatgtcatttgcatcatatgcatgaattgcatttattgcttgtgattgttgcatattggatgctgCATTTCTGTGGTTGCAtataattgacatgcatacaggagacatgatggATTTAGTCTGACGACCtttatgtcaggataggaggtcctggtgagtatagTTCTTCTTCTGTTGTTCAGTTTTGCATTACCTGTTATTGTTCAGGAGGCTGTAcaccatgattattactggtagttatattttactatgTATGTTCGCTTGATACTCGTTGAATTGTTGACCTCACTACCCCTTATTTTTCATGTTGTTTTCAGGTTAGCACATAGATATGTCatatcgcttggagtatcctgactgccggtcctacgtcacatcagaAAATGATTTACCtcgcttttaattttttttatatatattctattgggaccgattatgtagctagagggggggagtgaatagctcggtgcgctcgtcgtggtcttcgttgcttgttttttcaaggatatgcagcgtaaaatacaaagaaaacaaccacaatgctaacactaaggatttacttggtatccacctcacaagaggtgactaatccaaggatccacacactcacgcaccctccactataaaaaacacttctttatggtaactaccaaagacggagaagccctacaatattctcagtacaagaagaaggaaagggaaatacaaaataagcaaaagcttacaagatatacacaataaaccctaatcctagcttcttcctcgcctcttgacttggaaaacctccaagaaccttcaagatctggcatgagagctgtggagaagtcgctgtgaagatctgtgctcgctggagaagaagGCCGTGAGTTCTTATCGAGAGCTCtcgaagaaatcgcacgccaccAGCTAAATACGACAccaacggttggatcccgatcgattggattgctcccaatcaatcggggaggctttggatcgatcggtcgatcgatccagagcgcctctgtgctctcgggaaatacctggatcgatcggtcgatcgatccagggcttattgcgtagaatcgcgactcccaatcgatccactgatcgattgggggctctggattgatcggtcgatcgatccagagctgttctgtgcgatcgcacacttctcccaatcgatccactgatcgattgggaggaggcttgtcgcaaagacttgcccaatcgatcagccgatcgattgggcatgagccaatcgatcgactgatcgatccatcccatgatttctcccaaaatcaagtctaaagcctcctaaaccaacatccggtcaaccatgacctgttggtccatcatgcctagcatccggtcacccttaacctgctagaactcgctcaccaagtgtccagtcaatccttttgacccacttggacttccaccagatgtctggttaaccttgacccatctagatttcctcgtgccaagtattcgatcaatccctttgacctacttggacttcccaacgccagatgtccgatcatctttgatccatctggattttccttgtgctaagtatccagtcaatccctttgacctacttggacttcccaacactagatgtccgatcatccttgatccatctggatttttcttgcatggcttcactcaccaggtctttcacctggcttcactcactaggatttctcactaggactttcacctggcttcactcaccaggcttcactcaccaggatttctcttctgtctagcttcactcactaggaatttcacctggtttcactcaccaggactttcacctagcttcactcactagggttttcctgctgtctggcttcacttaccaggactttcacctagcttcactcactagggttttccagttgtctggcttcactcaccaggactttcacctagcttcactcactaggattttccagtcaagtatccagtcagccttgacctacttgactctccttcacaatctcaccacatgaacaattgcacctgcaatctccatgtcttgtctccatgtattgtcaaacattgaaacccaaacatcaagactcgagcttgaactaattcaagctcagtcaaccaggtcaaccttgatctagggaatattgcaccaacatattctTTATTGATTTAGCATTGTATTGATGTTTAACCATGTGGCTATTTCattgttttggtgttgtatttgtattTAAGCCGTGCCGACAAGCattgtgttgttttggttgtATGGGCTTCCCGTTTATTCTTCTACTATGTTTTTAGTACAACCGTGTGggttatttaatatatataactgtgtagttgtgtatattccagccgtgtagactgatgtattttgtttgttgatgtatatatgattcagattgtcactggtacaggggagatgctgtcgaattttcctctggcagggactcctctggggcgtaacatcctttcccttccgagctcgagatgatgcacctccacaaCCTCCTTCCAttataattgaaaattggaaacgaaagcgtataaagaatacgaaattgagattaagagtagaaaaGATGTGTATGAAAATAATGCAATGagttctctatttatagagtttggatagtaaCGAACAACACTAagtcatagccattgatcaaaaaaagtcaaatgatcctaatcgttaaaaaaatatccaaaaaaacCTCCCATCCTCCCAACGGCTAGAAATCGTTGATTAACCAATGGTTCAAACTGTAAAAAATCGACGGGCTGAACGGTGGTTACCGACGGGTTGAATGGCGATTAACCGGCGGTCCGTCGAATTTTCACCAAAGGAACCAGAACCGCCGGGCCCATTCTGGTTCGACCCAatgaaccgggtcaacgggcaaccagcTTGTTGActcggttacgggcccgggccagACTCGACCCGGGATCGGGTCTAGCTGCAATCCTCATCACAAGATTCACTTTCCGCCCAAAATTATTAACCAAGTCTAAACCTGTATTTTTTTCCTGGTGCAAAATTTTCAGTCCATTTTGTCATCACTCAAGGCTCTGGATGGAATAGCACCACATAATCCCATCCTCCCCCACGGCTAAAAAATCCCATCCTCCCCAACGTCTAAAAACCGTCGGTTAACTAGCGGTACAAACTGTAAAAAATCGACGGGCTGAATGACGGTTAATCGATGGTCCGCCGGATTTTCACCAAAGGAACCAGAACCGTCAGGCCCGTTCCAATTTAATTTGACCCAGCGAATCGGGTCAACAGACAACCGGCCTGTTGACCCGGTTACAGGCCTGGGCCAGGTCCAAGCTAGACCCGACCCGGAGTCAGGTCTAATTATAATCCTCATCACAAAATTCACTTTCCGTCAAAAACTATTAGCCAAGTCTAGACCTGTAACTTCTTGGTGCAAAATTTTCAATCCATTTTATCATCACTCAAGACTCTGGATGAAATAGCACCACGTAATTAAGGCGGAGCCACAGGGGTGACCAATTACTCAAGTCTATACCTGTATTTTTTTCAGTGTACAGGAATTCCAGTCGAATTTGTCATCACTCAAGAGTCGGGATGGTACAGCAGCACAATAATTGAATAGGAGTCAAGTCAAGACGTGTATTTTCGGCGTGTTGGGAGTCTAAGCCTCAACCACAATAAATTGTGGTCATCTTGCTCGTATGTGTGAAATTGCTCTAATTCTCATTGAGAAAgggatatataaatatatatccaTCCCAAAAAATGAATTACTTATCCTTTTGGCTATTTATCTATCATAACTTGTGTGGTACGTTCGAGAGTTTAATTAACTCGTGGTGATGATATATAGAGTGGTTAAAGTGAGTGCTTAAACCAATATATACGTTATATTTAATTTCCCCATCAATCCCCATCAATCACACAAATGGTCTTCCGCTAACATTCTAGCTCATAATTACCAGGACAGTAGTCAGTCACAATGTTTATTCTCCGTTTACAAATTGGCAACCATTCATGTTGCATGGCCATTCTCAAACTCGTACTGACGCACAAAATTATCTTTCAGAGATCGAATTGAGAGAAGACGATGGAGAATTGCGCCACCAATAGCAGTCTCAAATATCAGCCTCTTCTCATCCAGCAAATAGTCTTGGAAGCATCCACCTGCGTCATCACATTTTGCTTGATGTTGTCTTTCCTCATCGCTGCCTGTCAGAATAGATTATGGATGAAAATAAGGCTCGCTACTCTCTTACTCGAGCACATCACAAATCCCTTCGCACATCTCTTCGTCAACGTCGTCGTCCTCGTCCTCGTCTTGCCCTTCCGGAACGACCTCTACTTCCTCTGGGTGATGCTCCTCATAATCGGCTCCGAGTCCACCAGTTGCATCTCCGGCTATAGCCTCTCTAACCCCCAAACCGCAAAGAAGATGTACTTCTTGCTCTTCGTCGACAACCTCTGCGTCGGTCTCTTGATCTGGTGGTACTCCAAAGGGTCCAAGTTCCGCGTTCACCTCTGGGCTCTTTGGATCTTAATCACTTTAAAGACAGCAGAGCGGTGCTTGAGCTTCTTCTCCGCCAGGCGAGCCTATGGGACGAACAAGATCGACCTCGTCTCCGACTACATGCAGTACGAGCATACGCTGAGCTCGCCAGAGGAGGTGGATCCAGCCACTCTGCAAGGGTACAAGTACCTCGTACACGGAGAAAAAGGGGCCAAGTTCAACATTAGTGGCGATTATCAGGTACGCATCGACTTAGAGAATCAAAGACTCGTGACCATCGACAAGATCTGGCGATGCAAGACCGGCTTGCTCAGCCCGGGAATTGACATCCTCAAGGACTTGTGTCTCTCCTTCGCCTTGTTCAAGCTGCTACGGCGAAGTTTTGCTCATTGCCCCGCGGCCGAGTCTGAGCAACCCAAGACTCGTGACTTGGTGTTTGAAGGGATCTTAGCAAAGGGCGACGGGATCAGAGCCTTCGAGGTGGTGAAGGCTGAGCTAGGGTTCCTTAGAGACCTCCACCACACCAAGTACCCCATCATCTTCGGCTGTGGATTCCCGACTGTTAACTTCATCATATGCCTCGCCGTTCTTGCAGTCATGGGGTGGCTCAGCAAGGTAGTTTACCACGACTACCACCGTCCCCCGGCAGGTGAGTTGATGCATTACGTGAGGAATCACAACGTCGATCTCGACATCACCTACATTGTCGTGGGCATGATCCTAGCCATGGAGGTCACTGAATTCCTCACTTATTTATTCTCCGACTGGGCTAAGGTGATGCTGGTATGCGGCCATGTCCAAGGTTCTTCTTGGCTTCTCAAACATTATTCTCTATCCAAAATGCTCAGGTTCATCTGCACGCCCACTTTTTCACAAGCTCTGTGCAGTCACATTGGCCAGCATTCACTCCTTGACAACTCCAATTCCTCGGCATGCAGCAGCAGCATCCTGGGAAGGAGGCCGGGGCGAGGGAAGGATCAGAATAGGCGTGTCAAAGTGCCACCTGAAGTGAAGATGGCGATTGCTACTTCCCTCCGTCAAAGTCAAGGGAACCTGTCTAATGGTGGATCATCTCTGCAGAGGAATGGGGTTACAGAATATTTGGGCTGGGCATGCAACTATCCTACTCTCGCCCACACCATAATGGTTTGGCATATCGCTACGCACTACTGTGAGATGGAATACGATCTATCACAGAAGAGTGTCAGTGCTCCAACAAATGAGATGGTGCAACGCAACAAACTGACTGCAAATGCATTGTCTCAGTATTGTGCTTACTTGTTGGTTTTTGTCCCAGATCTGTTGCCAATTAGTGCTAGGCATGATACAAAGCTTGTGCTCGATAAGATGGTGCATGAGACTAGGACGTTTATGGAAGGAGCCAAAACAGAGAGGGACAAGTATGTCAAAATGAACCAGGTGGGTAATAATGAAGAAACTGTCATTGCGTTTGGGTCGAGATTGGGAAGGCAGCTTGGATCGATAAGTTTATATGAAAGATGGAAGGTGCTAGCAGATTTGTGGGCAGAATTGTTGGTGTATCTTGCTCCAACTGATAACCCCGATGCACACTTGAAGAAACTTGCTGATGGAGGAGAGTTTATCACGCAGGTGTGGATTCTTCTCTACCATGCAGGCATTCTTAAGCAGCCATCAGCTACTACCAATATTGATGTGTGAGCATGTGTATGTACCAGTTGGATTAATGTTTGTTTTCAATTAAGAAAATTAAGATGTAGTGGTAATTGTATTGCACTGTGTGTGACTATCTAGTAGTAATTGTATATTTGTATTCAACTGTGTGGAGACTATCTAGTGGTAATTgtatttgatcccgtccggaagctgagtcggatggaggcgGGCCTTGGTGTACTGGAAGTTGACAGAAAGTCGTCGAAGCATCGGATCTACCTGGCACCCCCCTGAAAGGTtcgcacgggcggctgacgaaggaagatgaccaggacgatgactctgctgctctgcgcacactcagacgagcccacgagtcgttagagaccagaaaccagggaaaaagttcccgggtcaggtcctccgacgctcaagtcaggtattttttccccagaaaacacagagaaaggacgaaaagtacagactggtgagaaatgacgagtgagtgtacctgtataagggacaaaacatccctttttatactgcaactgatGCTTCTGGGACCTGataggtgtcagggaatgtcggctgtcaggctttgtctggtggTGAATGACACGTGGCTTCTCCTGATAGGCTGGCGACAAAACCAAAGTGGGAATGAGcaccgactgttagcatattccctgacacactgaTGATTCTCTGCCATTCTCTGACATTTTCTAACGAGTAGTTGTgattccttggcttgtttgtCCGATAGTGCCTGGACTCTAGGTCTACATCCTGACCTGCTTCGatccatgacttgtacgttccgacctgcccgaccggtctgtttcctgacctgtatttgtctactgttatccatggcttgcacgttccgacctgcccgactggtctgtttcccgacctgctttcgtttactgttatccatggcttgtacgttccaacCTGCACAACCGATCTGTTTCCCGTCCTGCatttgtctactgttatccatggtttgcacgttccgacctgcttaaccggtctgtttcccgacctgctttcgtctactgttatccatggcttgtatgtcccgacctgtacgccaggtctgtgtcccgacctgtacgccaggtctgtgtcccgacctgcttttatctactgttatccatggcttgtacgttctgaCCTGCCCGACCGATCTATTTTCTGTCCTGCatttgtctactgttatccatggcttacaCGTTCCGATCTACTCGAccgtctgtttcccgacctgctttcGTCTACTGATATCCATGG includes these proteins:
- the LOC122002356 gene encoding uncharacterized protein LOC122002356, which encodes MENCATNSSLKYQPLLIQQIVLEASTCVITFCLMLSFLIAACQNRLWMKIRLATLLLEHITNPFAHLFVNVVVLVLVLPFRNDLYFLWVMLLIIGSESTSCISGYSLSNPQTAKKMYFLLFVDNLCVGLLIWWYSKGSKFRVHLWALWILITLKTAERCLSFFSARRAYGTNKIDLVSDYMQYEHTLSSPEEVDPATLQGYKYLVHGEKGAKFNISGDYQVRIDLENQRLVTIDKIWRCKTGLLSPGIDILKDLCLSFALFKLLRRSFAHCPAAESEQPKTRDLVFEGILAKGDGIRAFEVVKAELGFLRDLHHTKYPIIFGCGFPTVNFIICLAVLAVMGWLSKVVYHDYHRPPAGELMHYVRNHNVDLDITYIVVGMILAMEVTEFLTYLFSDWAKVMLVCGHVQGSSWLLKHYSLSKMLSSSILGRRPGRGKDQNRRVKVPPEVKMAIATSLRQSQGNLSNGGSSLQRNGVTEYLGWACNYPTLAHTIMVWHIATHYCEMEYDLSQKSVSAPTNEMVQRNKLTANALSQYCAYLLVFVPDLLPISARHDTKLVLDKMVHETRTFMEGAKTERDKYVKMNQVGNNEETVIAFGSRLGRQLGSISLYERWKVLADLWAELLVYLAPTDNPDAHLKKLADGGEFITQVWILLYHAGILKQPSATTNIDV